In Candidatus Polarisedimenticolaceae bacterium, a genomic segment contains:
- a CDS encoding S46 family peptidase: MKALGVRVALAALVILSARPTVAIEGMWMPRQVPEASGLVKDAGLTIDAKAYSSVSSYPLNAVVSLGGCSASFVSPDGLIITNQHCVTGALQYNSTPERNLLETGYLAKTRADELPVGPGSRAAVTVAVNDVTTEIAGNIDPALSDRERFDVIDRRSKERVKACEKDGLRCRVASFFEGNKYFEIAQLEINDIRLVYTPAKGIGNFGGETDNWRWPRHTGDVGIYRAYVAPDGKAAPFAKENVPYHPKKWLKIDSKGVGPGDTIAVAGYPGNTRRLETYAEIKRMTEWTLPRQIKRNEEQIAILEGVAKSSPESSIKVANRIRGLNNSLTNARGKLQGLVASKVLDAKAAREKALTAWIDADPARRKEYGDVLPRLDALTAQVNETRLRDAALGGLTGMGSLLGAAQTIERLASARPKPDLERDPAYQERNWKRMREGQERMQKNIDLAADRAILRYNLLEAARLPEGARIKPVDDAVGLAAGTSEADAGRAIDAFLDKLYTGTKLADHDVRLAALDKSSADLAAMKDTMLDFAAALEPEWHAQDEREKTRDGLRSRLSPVYLKAMLQLSGGLLAPDANGTLRVTFGKVEGVTEKDGLMYLPQTTLAGIVEKNTGEGEFDAPQRELDAIAALRDGKAKTPFADPKLGDVPVNFLASVDTTGGNSGSAAMNSKGELIGLLFDGTFDTVASDIVFDPVRTRSILVDIRYVLWVMDAVDDADALLRELGVSPSR, from the coding sequence ATGAAGGCTCTCGGTGTGCGCGTCGCGCTCGCGGCGCTCGTCATTCTCTCGGCTCGCCCCACCGTCGCGATCGAAGGCATGTGGATGCCCAGGCAAGTTCCCGAGGCCTCTGGCCTCGTGAAGGACGCCGGACTCACGATCGACGCGAAGGCGTACTCCTCCGTGTCGAGCTATCCGCTGAATGCGGTCGTCTCGCTCGGCGGCTGCAGCGCGTCGTTCGTCTCGCCCGACGGGCTCATCATCACGAACCAGCACTGCGTCACCGGGGCGCTCCAGTACAACTCGACCCCCGAGCGCAATCTCCTCGAGACCGGCTACCTCGCCAAGACGCGCGCCGACGAGCTCCCGGTCGGTCCCGGCTCGCGCGCCGCCGTCACCGTCGCCGTCAACGACGTCACCACGGAGATCGCGGGGAACATCGATCCCGCGCTCTCCGATCGCGAGCGCTTCGACGTGATCGACCGGCGCTCGAAGGAGCGCGTGAAGGCGTGCGAGAAGGACGGCCTGCGTTGCCGCGTCGCGAGCTTCTTCGAGGGGAACAAGTACTTCGAGATCGCGCAGCTCGAGATCAACGACATCCGGCTCGTCTACACGCCGGCGAAGGGGATCGGCAACTTCGGCGGCGAGACGGACAACTGGCGCTGGCCGCGGCACACCGGCGACGTCGGGATCTACCGCGCGTACGTCGCGCCCGACGGGAAGGCCGCGCCGTTCGCGAAGGAGAACGTGCCTTACCACCCGAAGAAGTGGCTCAAGATCGATTCCAAGGGGGTCGGCCCCGGCGACACGATCGCGGTCGCCGGCTATCCCGGAAACACGCGCCGGCTCGAGACCTACGCCGAGATCAAGCGGATGACCGAGTGGACGCTCCCGCGCCAGATCAAGCGCAACGAGGAGCAGATCGCGATCCTGGAAGGCGTGGCGAAGTCCTCGCCCGAGAGCTCCATCAAGGTGGCGAACCGGATCCGCGGCTTGAACAACAGCCTCACGAACGCGCGCGGCAAGCTCCAGGGGCTCGTCGCCTCGAAGGTGCTGGACGCGAAGGCCGCACGCGAGAAGGCGCTCACCGCGTGGATCGACGCCGATCCCGCGAGGCGGAAGGAGTACGGCGACGTCCTCCCGCGCTTGGATGCGTTGACCGCACAGGTGAACGAGACGCGCCTCCGCGACGCCGCGCTCGGCGGCCTCACGGGGATGGGCTCGCTCCTCGGCGCGGCGCAGACGATCGAGCGGCTCGCTTCGGCAAGGCCGAAGCCCGACCTCGAGCGCGATCCCGCGTACCAGGAGCGCAACTGGAAGCGCATGCGCGAGGGCCAGGAGCGCATGCAGAAGAACATCGACCTCGCCGCCGACCGCGCGATCCTCCGGTACAACCTGCTCGAGGCGGCGCGCCTCCCCGAAGGGGCACGCATCAAGCCGGTCGACGACGCCGTCGGCCTCGCCGCGGGGACGAGCGAAGCCGACGCCGGTCGTGCGATCGACGCGTTCCTCGACAAGCTCTACACCGGCACCAAGCTCGCCGACCACGACGTGCGTCTCGCCGCGCTCGACAAGTCCTCCGCCGATCTGGCCGCGATGAAGGACACGATGCTCGATTTCGCCGCCGCGCTCGAGCCGGAGTGGCACGCGCAGGACGAGCGCGAGAAGACGAGGGACGGCCTCCGCTCGCGCCTCTCGCCGGTGTACCTCAAGGCGATGCTCCAGCTCTCCGGCGGTCTCCTCGCCCCGGACGCCAACGGCACGCTGCGCGTCACGTTCGGCAAGGTCGAAGGGGTCACCGAGAAGGACGGGCTCATGTACTTGCCGCAGACGACGCTCGCCGGCATCGTCGAGAAGAACACCGGAGAAGGGGAATTCGACGCCCCGCAGCGCGAGCTCGACGCGATCGCGGCGCTGCGCGACGGAAAAGCGAAGACGCCGTTCGCCGACCCCAAGCTCGGCGACGTGCCGGTGAACTTCCTTGCGTCCGTCGACACGACCGGCGGCAACTCCGGCTCGGCCGCCATGAACTCGAAGGGCGAGCTGATCGGGCTCCTCTTCGATGGCACCTTCGACACGGTCGCGTCGGACATCGTCTTCGACCCCGTGCGCACGCGGTCGATCTTGGTCGACATCCGCTACGTGCTCTGGGTCATGGATGCGGTCGATGACGCGGACGCGCTGTTACGTGAGTTGGGGGTTTCCCCCTCACGCTGA
- a CDS encoding sulfatase-like hydrolase/transferase translates to MSRTSLLTLVLVIAASCRSAPPAPPPRDLLLITIDTARADRFSYTGGKVPGTPHVDALAAEGAGFTNAMTPVPLTLPAHASLMTGRLPASHTVRDNGFHRLPDAETTLAEILSGAGRSTAAFIGAEVLDRRYGLDQGFGTYDERFSGGDVPAGLSYYPERDAESVVHAALAWLPGQAGRPVFVWVHLFDPHAPYRPPEPERSRYASGYDGEIAYVDRAIGDLLDGWTKARGLDRTLVVVAGDHGEGLGEHGEKTHGVLVHEATLRVPLVIRVPGARRIAPVGAPVSLIDVLPTVCRLMALPVPPGVQGRDLTPLLSGGSVAWQPTSGYAESLYAFFHHGCTPLFALREKGFKLVRGAADALYDLNEDPREMSDLQASQPEKRASLAASLDRLTAGLDEAAASVAVVPDDETRKTLASLGYASSAPAPAAASRKDPKEALVSLAAMAEADRSALAGDVAAAVTGYRAVLAAEPTSVDARVRLAQILLAANRPKDAVAPLAEAVAVEPADPYLKRKLGNALEASGRVTEALAVYDAGLAEHPVDRDLRTGRWSCLDRLGRTKPMLEESERAVAADPGDGAARLARAMACCGRGTDAEYEAALKRELAALPEDPILLDALRSLKGQK, encoded by the coding sequence GTGTCTCGCACGTCCCTCTTGACACTCGTTCTCGTGATCGCGGCCTCGTGTCGCTCCGCTCCGCCGGCACCTCCGCCCCGCGACCTGCTCCTGATCACGATCGACACCGCGCGCGCCGACCGGTTCTCGTATACCGGCGGGAAGGTCCCGGGGACGCCCCACGTCGACGCGCTCGCGGCGGAGGGGGCCGGGTTCACGAACGCGATGACACCGGTGCCGCTGACCCTCCCGGCGCACGCGTCGCTGATGACCGGGCGCCTCCCGGCGAGCCATACCGTGCGGGACAACGGCTTCCACCGCCTTCCCGACGCGGAGACGACGCTCGCGGAGATCCTGTCTGGAGCGGGCCGGTCGACGGCGGCGTTCATCGGGGCCGAGGTCCTCGACCGGCGGTACGGCCTCGATCAGGGCTTCGGGACCTACGACGAGCGGTTCTCCGGCGGCGACGTTCCCGCGGGGCTGTCCTATTACCCGGAGCGTGATGCGGAATCGGTCGTCCACGCGGCGCTGGCGTGGCTGCCCGGGCAGGCGGGGCGTCCGGTCTTCGTCTGGGTCCACCTCTTCGACCCGCATGCGCCGTATCGCCCTCCCGAGCCCGAGCGGTCGCGGTATGCCTCCGGGTACGACGGCGAGATCGCCTACGTCGATCGTGCGATCGGCGATCTCCTCGACGGATGGACCAAGGCCCGCGGGCTAGACCGGACGCTCGTCGTCGTCGCTGGGGACCACGGCGAGGGGCTCGGCGAGCACGGCGAGAAGACGCACGGCGTCCTCGTGCACGAGGCGACGCTCAGGGTTCCGCTCGTCATCCGCGTGCCGGGCGCGCGGCGGATAGCGCCGGTCGGAGCGCCGGTGAGCCTCATCGACGTGCTGCCGACGGTCTGCCGTCTCATGGCGCTCCCGGTGCCGCCCGGCGTGCAGGGCCGCGACCTCACGCCGCTCCTCTCCGGCGGGAGCGTCGCGTGGCAGCCGACGAGCGGGTACGCGGAGAGCCTCTACGCCTTCTTTCATCACGGCTGCACGCCGCTCTTCGCCCTGCGCGAGAAGGGATTCAAGCTCGTGCGCGGCGCGGCCGACGCCCTCTACGACCTGAACGAGGATCCGCGGGAGATGAGCGATCTCCAGGCGTCGCAGCCGGAAAAACGAGCGAGCCTGGCGGCGTCGCTCGACCGGCTCACCGCGGGTCTCGACGAGGCGGCGGCGTCGGTCGCCGTCGTCCCGGACGACGAGACGCGCAAGACGCTCGCCTCGCTCGGCTATGCCTCGTCGGCGCCCGCACCGGCGGCCGCATCCCGAAAGGATCCCAAGGAGGCGCTCGTATCGCTCGCGGCGATGGCCGAGGCGGATCGCAGCGCCCTCGCCGGCGACGTCGCGGCGGCGGTGACCGGCTATCGGGCCGTCCTCGCTGCGGAGCCGACGAGCGTCGACGCGCGCGTGCGCTTGGCACAGATCCTTCTCGCGGCGAACCGGCCGAAGGACGCGGTCGCGCCTCTCGCGGAGGCGGTCGCCGTCGAACCCGCCGATCCTTACTTGAAGCGCAAGCTCGGAAACGCGCTCGAGGCGAGCGGGCGCGTGACCGAAGCGCTCGCGGTCTACGACGCCGGTCTCGCGGAGCACCCCGTCGATCGCGATCTCAGAACCGGACGCTGGAGCTGTCTCGACCGTCTCGGCCGCACCAAGCCGATGCTCGAGGAATCGGAGCGCGCCGTCGCCGCGGACCCCGGAGACGGAGCGGCGCGACTCGCGCGCGCGATGGCGTGCTGCGGTCGCGGCACCGACGCGGAGTACGAGGCCGCGCTGAAGCGGGAGCTCGCGGCGCTGCCTGAGGATCCCATCCTGTTGGATGCGCTGCGAAGCTTGAAAGGCCAGAAGTAG
- a CDS encoding polymer-forming cytoskeletal protein codes for MTWLGQKSDNEVRGTTPQPTSTPQPTAHTTPYTAETPKRMEAITVANIGKSLHIKGELSGSEDLTIDGKVEGKISLNGQHVTIGPNGHVTAEIHAKSVIVGGQMKGNVIADDRVEIAATGSMMGDVRAPRVVLVDGARFKGSIDMDGKTPATATASNTTTRTTTQASTPAPTPEPAYAGSKS; via the coding sequence ATGACTTGGTTAGGGCAGAAATCGGACAACGAGGTCCGCGGCACGACGCCGCAGCCGACATCCACCCCCCAGCCGACGGCGCACACCACGCCGTACACGGCCGAGACACCGAAGCGCATGGAGGCGATCACCGTGGCGAACATTGGAAAGTCTCTCCACATCAAGGGCGAGCTGTCGGGGAGCGAGGATCTGACGATCGACGGCAAGGTCGAGGGGAAGATCTCCCTGAACGGCCAGCACGTGACCATCGGGCCGAACGGGCACGTCACGGCCGAGATCCACGCGAAGTCGGTCATCGTGGGTGGACAGATGAAGGGTAACGTCATCGCCGACGACCGCGTCGAGATCGCGGCGACCGGCTCGATGATGGGCGACGTGCGCGCTCCGCGCGTCGTGCTCGTCGACGGTGCGCGCTTCAAGGGCAGCATCGACATGGACGGCAAGACGCCGGCCACGGCGACCGCCTCGAACACCACCACCCGCACGACCACGCAGGCCTCGACCCCGGCCCCCACGCCGGAGCCGGCCTACGCCGGATCCAAGAGCTAG
- a CDS encoding NAD-dependent epimerase/dehydratase family protein, producing MIAAVTGAGGHLGGNLVRALVARGDTVRALVRTDDRALTGLDVATFRGDFRDRRALDELIDGADVVFHLAAKVSIDPSERAEVLALNVGGARAVASACRERQRRLVHFSSIHALRTHDGPIDETRPLAKGHAFPYDRSKALGERAVLEEVARGLDAVTVNPTGVIGPYDFKPSHAGQMLLQLARRQLPTLVTGGFNWVDVRDVAAGAIAAAERGRAGERYLLSGHWCSVRELAETACRIAGSKPPRFDVPVGVAMLGVPFAAGYARLTRTRAVYTRPGLDALRHHKDVRHEKATRELGYTPRPLEETIRDSYGWFREAGEL from the coding sequence ATGATCGCGGCGGTCACCGGCGCGGGCGGCCATCTCGGCGGCAATCTCGTGCGCGCCCTCGTCGCGCGGGGCGACACGGTCCGGGCGCTCGTCCGCACCGACGATCGCGCGCTCACGGGGCTCGACGTCGCCACGTTCCGCGGGGACTTCCGCGACCGCCGTGCGCTCGACGAGCTGATCGACGGCGCCGACGTCGTCTTTCACCTGGCGGCGAAGGTGTCGATCGATCCCAGCGAGCGTGCGGAGGTGCTCGCTCTGAACGTCGGCGGGGCGCGCGCCGTGGCGTCCGCGTGCCGTGAGCGGCAGCGCCGGCTCGTCCACTTCAGCTCGATTCACGCACTGAGGACCCACGACGGCCCGATCGACGAAACGCGCCCCCTCGCGAAGGGCCATGCGTTCCCCTACGACCGGTCGAAAGCCCTGGGAGAGCGGGCGGTCCTGGAGGAAGTGGCGCGCGGGCTCGACGCGGTCACGGTCAACCCGACGGGCGTCATCGGCCCCTACGATTTCAAGCCGTCGCACGCCGGCCAGATGCTCCTCCAGCTCGCCCGGCGGCAGCTCCCGACGCTCGTCACGGGCGGCTTCAACTGGGTCGACGTACGCGACGTCGCGGCCGGTGCGATCGCCGCTGCGGAGCGGGGCAGGGCGGGCGAGCGCTACCTGCTTTCAGGCCACTGGTGCAGCGTGCGGGAGCTCGCGGAGACCGCATGCCGGATCGCCGGCTCCAAGCCTCCCCGATTCGACGTCCCCGTCGGCGTCGCGATGCTCGGCGTTCCCTTCGCGGCGGGGTATGCCCGCCTCACGAGGACGCGCGCGGTCTACACGCGCCCGGGGCTCGACGCGCTCAGGCACCACAAGGACGTGCGTCACGAGAAGGCGACCCGTGAGCTGGGCTACACGCCGCGGCCGCTCGAGGAGACGATCCGGGATAGTTACGGGTGGTTCAGGGAGGCGGGAGAGCTGTAA
- a CDS encoding tetratricopeptide repeat protein encodes MQRRRLILGAILAAAFALRLGHWLAVRHEPFVAQLIVDSQEYDRWAQEIASGQWIGTRVFEQAPLYPYVLAAAYKVAGHTVAVVYLLQIVASIFGLWALARAGRAIGQEDAGLIAAGLGALYGPFLFYDVLVLKESLAVTTVCFLLWALAAAAASGRPSRWLVAGGVLGVLVLLRENALLTVPFLALLAVRRPFRLAPAGAFVLGAILPLVPVAARNAYVGGDLLPTSASGGMNFYIGNNATADGTFRPVVPGKQIPALEQQESRRVAEVAVGHALTPGEVSSWWMKRSLTWASAHPGAFVLLQLRKVGLYWAWPELPDTFDYAWMRTRSFVLGLPLLQFGTVSLLAIAGFGLILHRRTLGTWAPAWALAGAWMLSTVVFFLLSRYRLPGIPPLLLLAALPLATLFEGRALRTRAWWSGAVAAGLAIAVSLVPASKARADLVEYNLGRLAQEKGDVAEAEKRFAAALDANPDMFLASMNLGTIAAGRHDFVRARAFFERAAASEPASDDVQCNLGGVYLALGDLPSAEAHLNRALELNPRNLLALQNETVLLTRRGDLTGATAMNARLLALDPENGAGLRMRDRIAEASKGLGS; translated from the coding sequence GTGCAGCGCCGCCGTCTGATCCTCGGAGCGATCCTCGCCGCCGCGTTCGCCCTGCGGCTCGGTCACTGGCTCGCCGTCCGGCACGAGCCGTTCGTCGCCCAGCTCATCGTCGACAGCCAGGAGTACGACCGCTGGGCTCAGGAGATCGCCTCCGGCCAGTGGATCGGGACTCGCGTCTTCGAGCAGGCCCCCCTCTACCCCTACGTTCTGGCTGCGGCGTACAAGGTCGCCGGGCACACCGTCGCGGTCGTCTACCTCCTCCAGATCGTGGCGTCGATCTTCGGCCTCTGGGCGCTCGCACGCGCCGGCCGCGCGATCGGCCAGGAAGACGCCGGCCTGATCGCGGCCGGCCTCGGCGCGCTCTACGGTCCGTTCCTCTTCTACGACGTGCTCGTGCTCAAGGAATCCCTCGCCGTCACGACCGTGTGCTTCCTCCTGTGGGCGCTCGCCGCGGCGGCTGCCTCCGGCCGCCCGTCGCGGTGGCTCGTCGCAGGCGGCGTCCTCGGCGTGCTCGTCCTCCTCCGTGAGAACGCTCTCCTCACGGTGCCGTTCCTCGCCCTCCTCGCCGTCCGCCGGCCGTTCCGCCTCGCGCCCGCCGGGGCCTTCGTCCTCGGCGCGATCCTGCCGCTCGTTCCCGTCGCGGCACGGAACGCGTACGTAGGCGGCGACCTCCTGCCGACGAGCGCGTCGGGCGGAATGAACTTCTACATCGGCAACAACGCCACGGCGGACGGGACGTTCCGCCCGGTCGTGCCGGGCAAGCAGATCCCGGCGCTCGAGCAGCAAGAGTCGCGACGGGTCGCCGAGGTCGCCGTCGGCCATGCGCTGACACCCGGCGAGGTCTCGTCGTGGTGGATGAAGCGGTCGCTGACCTGGGCCTCGGCCCACCCGGGAGCGTTCGTCCTTCTCCAGCTCCGGAAGGTCGGGCTCTACTGGGCCTGGCCCGAGCTGCCCGACACCTTCGACTATGCGTGGATGCGGACGCGCTCGTTCGTGCTCGGGCTCCCGCTCCTGCAGTTCGGCACCGTCTCGCTCCTCGCGATCGCCGGCTTCGGACTGATCCTCCACCGCCGGACGCTAGGAACGTGGGCACCCGCGTGGGCGCTCGCGGGCGCGTGGATGCTCTCGACGGTCGTCTTCTTCCTCCTTTCGCGGTATCGCCTCCCGGGGATCCCGCCGCTCCTCCTCCTCGCCGCGCTGCCTCTCGCGACGCTCTTCGAAGGACGTGCCCTGCGGACGCGGGCGTGGTGGAGCGGCGCCGTCGCCGCCGGCCTCGCGATCGCCGTGTCGCTCGTGCCGGCGAGCAAGGCGAGAGCCGACCTCGTCGAGTACAACCTCGGGCGCCTGGCGCAGGAGAAGGGCGACGTCGCCGAGGCCGAGAAGCGCTTCGCCGCCGCTCTCGACGCGAACCCCGACATGTTCCTCGCGAGCATGAACCTCGGGACGATCGCGGCGGGGCGCCACGACTTCGTGCGTGCGCGCGCCTTCTTCGAGCGTGCGGCGGCGAGCGAGCCCGCCTCCGACGACGTCCAGTGCAACCTCGGCGGCGTCTATCTCGCGCTCGGCGACCTTCCGTCGGCCGAGGCGCACCTGAACCGCGCGCTCGAGCTCAACCCGCGGAACCTGCTCGCGCTCCAGAACGAGACGGTGCTCCTCACCCGCCGCGGCGATCTCACCGGCGCGACGGCGATGAACGCGCGCCTCCTGGCTCTCGATCCCGAGAACGGCGCCGGGCTCCGGATGCGCGACCGGATCGCCGAGGCGTCGAAGGGTCTGGGAAGCTGA
- a CDS encoding DUF4956 domain-containing protein: MSRRRFTWDVPRLAILVVVALAFAAGIITEFSTRPEAPPPTEPQQQLSPKEGKAEKAEKERPPVTVKDDIVSEFASAAVRLPIAALLGTLLALRPRRQFAPRRPDVVQTQIVLAVVGAVIMLVVGASLARAFGIVGVASLVRYRSKIDDPKEAVVMLSALAVGLACGVGLFFLGIFSALFLVATLWVIESFEPMVRIFELAVKFGDKTAELRPQVEAILTRLAREYELRMSAADQLSYLVQTSARFNPAPATEALRKLAPDQNGSVEWVEKTKTK; the protein is encoded by the coding sequence ATGAGCCGGCGCCGGTTCACGTGGGACGTCCCGCGCCTGGCGATCCTCGTCGTGGTCGCGCTCGCCTTCGCGGCCGGGATCATCACGGAGTTCTCGACCAGGCCCGAGGCGCCCCCGCCCACGGAGCCGCAGCAACAGCTCTCTCCGAAGGAGGGGAAGGCGGAGAAGGCCGAGAAGGAACGCCCGCCGGTGACCGTGAAGGACGACATCGTGAGCGAGTTCGCGTCGGCCGCGGTGCGCCTTCCGATCGCGGCCTTGCTCGGCACGCTCCTCGCGCTACGGCCACGGCGACAGTTCGCGCCGCGCCGGCCCGACGTCGTCCAGACGCAGATCGTCCTCGCCGTCGTCGGCGCCGTCATCATGCTCGTCGTCGGCGCGAGCCTCGCGCGCGCCTTCGGCATCGTCGGCGTCGCGAGCCTCGTGCGCTACCGGTCGAAGATCGACGACCCGAAGGAGGCCGTCGTCATGCTCTCGGCGCTCGCCGTCGGCCTCGCGTGCGGCGTCGGGCTCTTCTTCCTCGGGATCTTCTCGGCGCTCTTCCTCGTCGCAACGTTGTGGGTGATCGAGAGCTTCGAGCCGATGGTACGCATCTTCGAGCTGGCCGTGAAGTTCGGCGACAAGACCGCGGAGCTCCGGCCCCAGGTCGAGGCGATCTTGACGCGACTTGCGCGCGAGTACGAGCTTCGCATGAGCGCCGCCGACCAGCTCTCGTACCTGGTTCAGACCTCCGCGAGGTTCAACCCCGCGCCGGCGACCGAGGCCCTGCGCAAGCTCGCGCCCGATCAGAACGGATCCGTCGAGTGGGTGGAGAAGACGAAGACGAAGTGA
- a CDS encoding MASE1 domain-containing protein: MSRAGGNATLDVSVSDPASPWFPASRRAQAVLMIGLLGMYVLGGKLGLDLAYIHKSATAVWPPSGIALAAFLLCGPRVWPAIFVGAFLVNLTTAGTIATSLAIAGGNTLEGLVGAELIGRYARGRSAFFTPGDILRFVVLGGAVATAIAATVGTFTLVLGRLAPWSDFNAIWMTWWLGDATGAILLAPACVLAAAGIAPFRWTIEKIAEGFLLLALVFFVGYLAFHGLVPQPQLALCFPFPLWAAFRFGRRATAIVVLILAAFAVWGTVIGLGPFQRPSRNESVLVLQVFMSGLGVMSLIVAATVGEGRRVERELRAARAELLGTISSLHERTAELTRSNEALQQFAYAASHDLQEPARTIGNYAELLVRRYEKALDANGKEFLGYVVESANWMQQLLEGLLAYSRVGSRMTQPTIVLLDKSLEQALGNLRATLDETGARITSGPLPVVSGDPLQMVQLLQNIIGNAVKFRRRDVTPEIRVESWALESESVIAVHDNGIGFDPRFKERMFEIFQRLHSRNEYPGIGVGLAISRKIVQLHGGRIWAEPRSGGGSTFLFALPRIDAKTS, encoded by the coding sequence ATGAGCCGCGCCGGGGGGAACGCGACGCTGGACGTGTCGGTGTCAGATCCGGCGTCACCGTGGTTCCCGGCGAGCAGGCGCGCGCAAGCGGTCTTGATGATCGGCCTCCTCGGGATGTACGTGCTCGGCGGCAAGCTCGGGCTCGACCTCGCCTACATCCACAAGAGCGCGACGGCGGTGTGGCCGCCGTCCGGGATCGCGCTCGCTGCGTTCCTGCTCTGCGGGCCGCGCGTGTGGCCGGCGATCTTCGTCGGCGCGTTCCTCGTGAACCTGACGACAGCGGGAACGATCGCCACGTCGCTCGCCATCGCCGGAGGGAACACGCTCGAAGGGCTCGTCGGCGCCGAGCTGATAGGCCGCTACGCGCGCGGCCGCAGCGCCTTCTTCACTCCCGGCGACATCCTGCGGTTCGTCGTCCTCGGCGGCGCCGTCGCGACCGCGATCGCGGCGACCGTCGGCACGTTCACGCTCGTTCTCGGCCGTCTCGCGCCGTGGAGCGATTTCAACGCGATCTGGATGACGTGGTGGCTCGGCGACGCGACCGGCGCGATCCTGCTCGCGCCCGCGTGCGTGCTCGCGGCCGCCGGCATCGCCCCCTTTCGCTGGACCATCGAGAAGATCGCCGAGGGGTTCCTGCTCCTCGCCCTCGTCTTCTTCGTCGGCTACCTCGCTTTCCACGGGCTCGTGCCGCAGCCGCAGCTCGCGCTGTGCTTCCCGTTCCCGCTCTGGGCGGCGTTCCGTTTCGGACGGCGCGCGACGGCGATCGTCGTCCTCATCCTCGCGGCGTTCGCCGTGTGGGGCACCGTCATCGGCCTCGGGCCGTTCCAGCGTCCGTCGCGCAACGAATCGGTCCTCGTGCTCCAGGTCTTCATGAGCGGCCTCGGCGTGATGAGCCTGATCGTCGCCGCCACCGTCGGCGAAGGACGGCGCGTCGAGCGCGAGCTGCGCGCCGCGCGCGCCGAGCTCCTCGGCACCATCAGCTCGCTCCACGAGCGCACCGCCGAGCTGACGCGCTCGAACGAAGCACTGCAGCAGTTCGCGTACGCCGCGAGCCACGACCTTCAGGAGCCCGCGCGCACGATCGGTAACTACGCGGAGCTTCTGGTGCGGCGTTACGAGAAGGCGCTCGACGCGAACGGCAAGGAGTTCCTGGGCTACGTGGTCGAGAGCGCCAACTGGATGCAGCAGCTCCTCGAGGGGCTGCTCGCGTACTCGCGCGTCGGCAGCCGCATGACGCAACCGACGATCGTGCTGCTCGACAAGTCCCTCGAGCAGGCACTCGGCAACCTGCGCGCCACACTGGATGAAACCGGGGCAAGAATTACTTCTGGACCGCTTCCCGTGGTGTCAGGAGACCCGTTGCAAATGGTCCAGCTCTTGCAGAACATCATCGGCAACGCGGTAAAGTTCCGCCGGCGCGACGTCACGCCGGAGATTCGCGTCGAGAGTTGGGCACTCGAATCCGAGTCGGTCATCGCCGTCCACGACAACGGCATCGGATTCGACCCCAGGTTCAAGGAGCGTATGTTCGAGATCTTCCAGCGGCTGCACTCGCGCAACGAGTACCCCGGCATCGGCGTCGGTCTCGCCATCAGCCGGAAGATCGTGCAGCTCCACGGCGGGCGCATCTGGGCCGAGCCACGCTCCGGCGGCGGCTCGACCTTCCTGTTCGCGCTGCCGCGCATCGACGCGAAGACCTCATGA
- a CDS encoding response regulator, translated as MSPFRLRQRPPTILLVEDRAPDARLIEEILQKDRGPTIVRTVANGDQALAYLRRDGDYISAPRPHLIVLDLGLPGRTGLDVLREIKVHPEYRAIPVVVFTTSAAPSEIAEVYGHYANAYIVKPIGLDAFTGVLQDIKRFWLDVAQLPE; from the coding sequence ATGAGCCCCTTCCGCCTGCGCCAACGCCCCCCGACGATCCTGCTCGTCGAGGACCGCGCGCCCGACGCGCGCCTGATCGAGGAGATCCTGCAGAAGGATCGCGGCCCCACGATCGTGCGCACCGTCGCCAACGGCGACCAGGCGCTCGCCTACCTGCGCCGCGACGGCGACTACATCTCGGCGCCGCGCCCGCACCTCATCGTCCTCGACCTCGGCCTCCCCGGCCGCACCGGCCTCGACGTGTTGCGCGAGATCAAGGTCCACCCCGAGTACCGCGCGATCCCCGTCGTCGTCTTCACCACCTCCGCTGCGCCGAGCGAGATCGCGGAGGTCTACGGCCATTACGCGAACGCGTACATCGTGAAGCCGATCGGCCTCGACGCGTTCACCGGTGTCCTTCAAGACATCAAGAGATTCTGGCTCGACGTGGCGCAGCTCCCGGAGTGA